One window of Penaeus chinensis breed Huanghai No. 1 chromosome 3, ASM1920278v2, whole genome shotgun sequence genomic DNA carries:
- the LOC125042935 gene encoding YEATS domain-containing protein 2-like isoform X2, with the protein MTDHEFERAEKGKRRQHCTYCKNHGRTERKTNHKCQFETCECLLCKLTRLSRLIMRHQQRLWRHLKDTKRREDEAEGGGAGGGGGSGGGGGGGGGGGGGGGEGGGGGGMGAATSTKQQKCDMCRNHGDLKSKRAHKNTCPYQHCTCALCSLTRKRRDIMRHQQRVRRSQVTTQQRDEAYDYVTQATAELAQLSMNNQVSSSGRSSSSPVTSSCTVSSPVVTTTPSASSSSSSFSSSSSSFSDAPSYTLAPSLKPSSSSYPTSSYTSPSTPISHPIPGPCKTPTVMPEPPPLEPLNPSPPLALAPEARRNSWTVVSPHIKASRVMDTPPQGPMDTKCVGSLDATDSVLLDTKPHGLANATPPALMEAKTESRMDFQSPGFMDAKLPSSPGSLAPYDPASLRLDLGTTTAWRSLKRDRHEEDAPGTISFRENNDLFRNLDFMRNSDPHPRLEVGRGEVGPHEAMPGLDYAPCHVPSCSSPGFRAPHIAPPDFGMTLATPQKKTRLAFAHDCFPPRFTSRLWPPAPFQARVGTSHDLHCYRRMGVATTELPLAAPSPLMPLPHQHQLLRPQPLTPLPPPLPSAMDWDPVNLPYLAYSLLQSRGYTTTVPSATSFTLGRVAAFLHPSVP; encoded by the exons AGTTTGAGCGCGCCGAGAAGGGCAAGCGGCGCCAGCATTGCACGTATTGCAAGAACCACGGgcggacggagaggaagacgaaccACAAGTGCCAGTTCGAGACGTGTGAGTGCCTCCTGTGCAAGTTGACGAGGCTCTCGCGCCTGATCATGAGGCACCAGCAGCGTCTCTGGCGGCATCTGAAGGAcacgaagaggagggaggacgaggctgaaggaggaggagcaggaggaggaggaggaagtggtgggggtggaggaggaggaggaggaggaggaggaggaggaggagagggaggaggtggcggAGGGATGGGGGCGGCGACGTCGACGAAGCAACAG AAGTGCGACATGTGCCGGAATCACGGGGACCTGAAGAGCAAGCGAGCCCACAAGAATACTTGCCCTTATCAGCACTGCACTTGCGCCCTCTGCTCGCTCACTCGCAAGCGCCGGGATATCATGCGGCATCAACAGCGTGTTCGGAG GTCTCAAGTCACAACCCAACAGCGCGACGAGGCTTACGACTACGTAACACAGGCCACGGCCGAGTTGGCACAGCTGAGCATGAACAACCAAGTCTCCTCCTCAGgccgctcttcctcttctcccgtgACGTCCTCTTGCACTGTGTCTTCCCCCGTCGTTACTACAActccctccgcctcttcttcctcctcttcgttctcctcttcttcctcctctttctccgacGCCCCTTCTTATACTTTAGCGCCCTCTCTgaagccttcttcttcttcgtacccCACCTCGTCCTACACTTCCCCCTCGACCCCTATCTCCCACCCCATTCCCGGCCCTTGCAAGACCCCGACCGTCATGCCCGAACCCCCACCGCTG gaACCGCTGAACCCTTCCCCCCCGCTGGCCCTCGCGCCCGAAGCCCGCAGGAACAGCTGGACTGTAGTGTCACCGCACATCAAGGCTTCGAGGGTGATGGACACACCCCCCCAGGGCCCCATGGACACCAAATGCGTAGGCTCACTAGACGCAACCGACTCGGTGCTCTTGGACACTAAGCCGCACGGCCTGGCGAATGCCACTCCCCCCGCCCTTATGGAGGCAAAGACGGAGAGCCGGATGGATTTTCAGAGTCCAGGATTCATGGACGCAAAGCTTCCGAGCTCCCCTGGCTCCCTGGCGCCCTACGACCCTGCCTCCCTGAGATTAGACCTGGGGACCACCACGGCCTGGAGGAGCCTCAAGCGAGACAGGCACGAGGAGGACGCACCGGGAACCATCTCCTTCCGGGAGAACAACGACCTCTTCAGGAATCTCGACTTCATGAGGAACAGCGACCCACACCCTCGGCTGGAGGTCGGGCGGGGCGAAGTGGGCCCCCACGAGGCCATGCCCGGACTGGACTACGCACCTTGCCATGTGCCATCCTGCTCGTCGCCGGGCTTCAGAGCCCCTCACATCGCGCCTCCGGACTTTGGGATGACGCTGGCGACGCCGCAGAAGAAGACCCGGCTGGCCTTCGCGCACGACTGCTTTCCTCCTCGATTCACCTCCCGGCTGTGGCCTCCCGCACCCTTCCAAGCGAGGGTCGGGACCTCGCACGACCTCCACTGCTATCGGAGAATGGGCGTCGCCACGACTGAGCTCCCGTTGGCAGCGCCTTCGCCGCTCATGCCCCTTCCGCACCAGCACCAGCTCCTCCGCCCGCAGCCCCTCACGCCCCTGCCGCCCCCTCTGCCCTCCGCCATGGACTGGGATCCCGTCAACCTGCCCTATCTGGCTTACTCCCTCCTACAGAGCCGCGGCTACACCACAACCGTGCCCTCGGCTACCTCTTTCACCCTGGGTCGTGTCGCGGCCTTCCTGCACCCGTCTGTACCCTAG
- the LOC125042935 gene encoding AF4/FMR2 family member lilli-like isoform X1, whose product MTDHEFERAEKGKRRQHCTYCKNHGRTERKTNHKCQFETCECLLCKLTRLSRLIMRHQQRLWRHLKDTKRREDEAEGGGAGGGGGSGGGGGGGGGGGGGGGEGGGGGGMGAATSTKQQKCDMCRNHGDLKSKRAHKNTCPYQHCTCALCSLTRKRRDIMRHQQRVRRSQVTTQQRDEAYDYVTQATAELAQLSMNNQVSSSGRSSSSPVTSSCTVSSPVVTTTPSASSSSSSFSSSSSSFSDAPSYTLAPSLKPSSSSYPTSSYTSPSTPISHPIPGPCKTPTVMPEPPPLFGGSYADRQGICVSDSLFLQEPLNPSPPLALAPEARRNSWTVVSPHIKASRVMDTPPQGPMDTKCVGSLDATDSVLLDTKPHGLANATPPALMEAKTESRMDFQSPGFMDAKLPSSPGSLAPYDPASLRLDLGTTTAWRSLKRDRHEEDAPGTISFRENNDLFRNLDFMRNSDPHPRLEVGRGEVGPHEAMPGLDYAPCHVPSCSSPGFRAPHIAPPDFGMTLATPQKKTRLAFAHDCFPPRFTSRLWPPAPFQARVGTSHDLHCYRRMGVATTELPLAAPSPLMPLPHQHQLLRPQPLTPLPPPLPSAMDWDPVNLPYLAYSLLQSRGYTTTVPSATSFTLGRVAAFLHPSVP is encoded by the exons AGTTTGAGCGCGCCGAGAAGGGCAAGCGGCGCCAGCATTGCACGTATTGCAAGAACCACGGgcggacggagaggaagacgaaccACAAGTGCCAGTTCGAGACGTGTGAGTGCCTCCTGTGCAAGTTGACGAGGCTCTCGCGCCTGATCATGAGGCACCAGCAGCGTCTCTGGCGGCATCTGAAGGAcacgaagaggagggaggacgaggctgaaggaggaggagcaggaggaggaggaggaagtggtgggggtggaggaggaggaggaggaggaggaggaggaggaggagagggaggaggtggcggAGGGATGGGGGCGGCGACGTCGACGAAGCAACAG AAGTGCGACATGTGCCGGAATCACGGGGACCTGAAGAGCAAGCGAGCCCACAAGAATACTTGCCCTTATCAGCACTGCACTTGCGCCCTCTGCTCGCTCACTCGCAAGCGCCGGGATATCATGCGGCATCAACAGCGTGTTCGGAG GTCTCAAGTCACAACCCAACAGCGCGACGAGGCTTACGACTACGTAACACAGGCCACGGCCGAGTTGGCACAGCTGAGCATGAACAACCAAGTCTCCTCCTCAGgccgctcttcctcttctcccgtgACGTCCTCTTGCACTGTGTCTTCCCCCGTCGTTACTACAActccctccgcctcttcttcctcctcttcgttctcctcttcttcctcctctttctccgacGCCCCTTCTTATACTTTAGCGCCCTCTCTgaagccttcttcttcttcgtacccCACCTCGTCCTACACTTCCCCCTCGACCCCTATCTCCCACCCCATTCCCGGCCCTTGCAAGACCCCGACCGTCATGCCCGAACCCCCACCGCTG TTCGGTGGTTCATACGCCGACAGGCAAGGCATCTGCGTCTcagattccctcttcctccaggaACCGCTGAACCCTTCCCCCCCGCTGGCCCTCGCGCCCGAAGCCCGCAGGAACAGCTGGACTGTAGTGTCACCGCACATCAAGGCTTCGAGGGTGATGGACACACCCCCCCAGGGCCCCATGGACACCAAATGCGTAGGCTCACTAGACGCAACCGACTCGGTGCTCTTGGACACTAAGCCGCACGGCCTGGCGAATGCCACTCCCCCCGCCCTTATGGAGGCAAAGACGGAGAGCCGGATGGATTTTCAGAGTCCAGGATTCATGGACGCAAAGCTTCCGAGCTCCCCTGGCTCCCTGGCGCCCTACGACCCTGCCTCCCTGAGATTAGACCTGGGGACCACCACGGCCTGGAGGAGCCTCAAGCGAGACAGGCACGAGGAGGACGCACCGGGAACCATCTCCTTCCGGGAGAACAACGACCTCTTCAGGAATCTCGACTTCATGAGGAACAGCGACCCACACCCTCGGCTGGAGGTCGGGCGGGGCGAAGTGGGCCCCCACGAGGCCATGCCCGGACTGGACTACGCACCTTGCCATGTGCCATCCTGCTCGTCGCCGGGCTTCAGAGCCCCTCACATCGCGCCTCCGGACTTTGGGATGACGCTGGCGACGCCGCAGAAGAAGACCCGGCTGGCCTTCGCGCACGACTGCTTTCCTCCTCGATTCACCTCCCGGCTGTGGCCTCCCGCACCCTTCCAAGCGAGGGTCGGGACCTCGCACGACCTCCACTGCTATCGGAGAATGGGCGTCGCCACGACTGAGCTCCCGTTGGCAGCGCCTTCGCCGCTCATGCCCCTTCCGCACCAGCACCAGCTCCTCCGCCCGCAGCCCCTCACGCCCCTGCCGCCCCCTCTGCCCTCCGCCATGGACTGGGATCCCGTCAACCTGCCCTATCTGGCTTACTCCCTCCTACAGAGCCGCGGCTACACCACAACCGTGCCCTCGGCTACCTCTTTCACCCTGGGTCGTGTCGCGGCCTTCCTGCACCCGTCTGTACCCTAG